The following are encoded together in the Hoplias malabaricus isolate fHopMal1 chromosome 3, fHopMal1.hap1, whole genome shotgun sequence genome:
- the pkp1b gene encoding plakophilin-1: MRSDFAGGRMTVDPLRTARSGADLGETSLALPSDHDGRSAQQRVLEQVSTIKRTKSKYSSSSRTAAGGGTAAISPTSSQSDSVFYDYKYIPSMTNGSAFMSEVSMANGHSKSGKQSQSYMHRTTSTRTTSSQRNLSNSMLPSSPQAVSSQRGRQECFTKSHSLELASPPPVNTVNTRWSQTCRQASRVERKHSNPLNSSSQIIGNGTIFKTSNGNQFTSSQIIRGRPPSTHSNPEIKASAAVRSKSESNMKNGETRSTDLTLPEAVCYLQNQDEFHQQLGASFIQHSTFTDDKAKQEVLTLKGIPPLVSLMSSPNPEIQKTAASALRNLVFKDQANKEEVQRCEGIIQAVQLLQETDCAETKKHVTGLLWNLSSANNLKSELLRSALPAISQTVLKPAVATSNSSVDPEIFYNATGCLRNLSSGKVANRKAMRSSEGLVESLVTYVKGCVDEENQDDKSVENSVCILHNLTYQLESECPEMFSKMNTLAGTANYPSSTTDTGPIGCFSSQSRKAQQESRFDYPVIEDNNPKGQNWLIHSQTLQSYLSLLGSSTKEGTQEACCGALHNLTANKSIVSDVLSQTIVQKLNGLKYITPLLESSNPSLTGSITSLLGNLSRNPRLQSAIARQALPQLVQTVCTGVTNGADLSPETDSTIATACYTVNNLLKVEPEMSKKMLNNTFINSLNDISKNTALPKANTAAGVLLQSLWADKNLQSFLKKQGMNKKSFVNDKTLAALRSVQVVE; encoded by the exons ATGAGAAGCGACTTTGCGGGCGGTAGGATGACTGTGGATCCGCTGAGGACCGCGCGCTCTGGTGCGGATTTGGGGGAAACATCTCTCGCGTTGCCTTCGGACCACGACGGGCGCTCGGCGCAACAGAGAGTCCTCGAGCAGGTCTCCACCATCAAAAGGACCAAGAGCAAGTACAGCAGTTCCAGCAGGacagcagcaggaggaggaaCAGCCGCCATCTCCCCGACCA GTTCTCAGAGTGACAGTGTGTTTTATGACTACAAGTACATCCCCAGTATGACAAACGGATCAGCCTTTATGAGTGAGGTCTCTATGGCTAATGGACATTCCAAATCA GGAAAGCAGAGTCAAAGCTATATGCACAGGACCACCAGCACCAGGACCACTAGTTCTCAGAGGAACCTGAGCAACTCCATGCTCCCCAGCAGCCCCCAAGCTGTTAGCTCACAGCGAGGTAGGCAAGAATGCTTCACAAAAAGCCATAGTCTGGAGCTGGCCTCCCCTCCCCCTGTTAACACAGTCAACACGCGCTGGAGCCAAACCTGCAGGCAGGCCAGCAGAGTGGAGCGGAAACACAGCAACCCACTCAACAGCAGCAGTCAAATTATAGGGAATGGCACCATATTTAAAACCAGTAACGGTAATCAGTTTACATCCAGTCAGATCATCAGGGGACGGCCACCTTCCACCCACTCCAACCCAGAAATCAAGGCATCAGCTGCTGTCAGGAGTAAGAGTGAAAGTaacat GAAAAATGGAGAGACACGCTCAACTGATCTCACATTACCAGAGGCAGTGTGCTATCTCCAAAACCAAGATGAGTTTCATCAGCAGCTTGGTGCTTCTTTTATTCAGCACAGCACCTTTACAGATGATAAAGCCAAGCAGGAG gtACTGACTTTGAAGGGCATCCCTCCTCTGGTGTCCCTGATGAGCAGCCCCAACCCTGAGATCCAAAAAACAGCTGCATCTGCGCTGAGAAACCTGGTCTTCAAAGATCAGGCCAACAAGGAGGAAGTGCAGCGTTGTGAAGGAATCATCCAGGCCGTGCAGCTTCTACAAGAAACAGACTGTGCTGAGACAAAGAAACATGTGACAG GTCTTCTGTGGAACCTTTCTTCAGCGAATAATCTGAAGTCTGAACTTCTCCGCAGCGCTCTGCCTGCCATTTCTCAAACTGTCCTGAAACCAGCTGTAGCCACCTCAAACAGCAGTGTGGACCCTGAGATTTTCTACAATGCCACAGGGTGCCTTCG AAATCTGAGCTCTGGTAAAGTTGCGAACAGGAAGGCTATGCGCAGCTCCGAGGGTCTTGTGGAATCGTTGGTCACATATGTGAAAGGCTGTGTGGATGAAGAAAACCAGGATGATAAG TCTGTGGAGAACAGTGTGTGTATTCTGCACAACCTTACTTACCAGTTGGAGAGTGAGTGTCCAGAAATGTTCAGCAAGATGAACACCCTAGCAGGCACTGCTAACTACCCGTCTAGCACCACAGACACAGGCCCAATTGGCTGCTTCAGCAGCCAGAGCCGGAAGGCCCAGCAGGAG AGCCGCTTTGACTATCCAGTGATAGAAGACAATAATCCTAAAGGCCAAAATTGGCTGATCCACTCCCAAACGCTGCAGTCATACCTGTCTCTGCTAGGCTCCAGCACAAAGGAAGGCACTCAGGAGGCCTGCTGCGGAGCTCTGCACAATCTCACTGCCAACAAGAGCATT GTGTCAGATGTTCTGAGTCAGACAATCGTCCAGAAGTTGAATGGTCTAAAGTATATCACTCCTCTCCTGGAGTCGTCCAACCCCAGCCTGACTGGCAGCATCACCTCACTCCTCGGAAACCTTTCCCGGAACCCCCGGCTGCAAAGTGCCATAG CTCGTCAGGCCCTTCCCCAGCTGGTTCAGACAGTGTGCACCGGTGTTACTAATGGAGCAGATCTTTCACCTGAAACTGACAGCACCATAGCAACTGCATGTTACACTGTAAACAACCTCCTGAAGGTGGAGCCTGAGATGTCCAAGAAAATGCTGAACAACACCTTTATCAACTCACTGAATGACATTAGTAAAAACAC GGCCTTGCCAAAAGCCAATACAGCGGCTGGAGTCCTCCTCCAAAGTCTCTGGGCAGATAAGAACCTTCAGAGTTTCCTCAAAAAG